AATAAGTACATTGCATTGATTGAGGAGGTGCTTATGTGGAAATTATTTTAAAAAGTGGCAGTGATAAACCTATATACGAACAAATTACATCTCAGATAAAATCCATGATTATAAAGGGTGAATTAAGAGAGGGAGATGCTCTTCCTTCCATGAGGAAGCTTGCAAAGGAGCTTCATATAAGCGTAATCACATCACAGAGAGTTTATGAAGATTTACAAAGAGACGGGTTTATTGAGTCCAGTGTAGGTAAAGGTACTTTTGTTTCCGCACAGAATAAAGATTTTATAAGAGAAGAAAATTTAAGAAAAGTGGAAAACATGCTGGAAGAAGTCGTTCAGATAAGTAAAGAAAATAATATAACCAAAGAAGAGCTAATAAAGACATTAAGTTTATTTTATGAGGAGGAGTAAAATGGAATATGCTTTGGAAGTAAAGAACCTGACAAAAGAATATAAAGATTTTGCCGTTAAGGATATTTCTTTAAAGATCCCGAAAGGAAGCGTTCTGGGACTGATAGGCGAAAACGGAGCGGGAAAATCCACATTCATCAATTCCATATTGAATATAGTAAAACCTAATGAGGGTGAAATTTCTATATTGGGGAAAGATTTATATACTTATGAAAAAGAGATAAAAGAGGAAATCGCAGTTATCTTCGACAGAAGTCATTATAATGAAAATCTTAAACCTTCATTTGTAGGAAAGATGTTATCAAAGATTTATAAAAATTGGGATAATGATAAGTTTTATAATTTATTAAAAGAGTTTAATATACCTGTTGATAAAAAGATAAAGCAGTT
The DNA window shown above is from Anaerofustis stercorihominis DSM 17244 and carries:
- a CDS encoding GntR family transcriptional regulator; the encoded protein is MEIILKSGSDKPIYEQITSQIKSMIIKGELREGDALPSMRKLAKELHISVITSQRVYEDLQRDGFIESSVGKGTFVSAQNKDFIREENLRKVENMLEEVVQISKENNITKEELIKTLSLFYEEE